From Streptomyces sp. NBC_01460, a single genomic window includes:
- a CDS encoding purine-cytosine permease family protein, with protein MENRGLDPVPDDERTGRVRALFPTWVTANMTVLLLTVGAGLTVFDGLNLWQVLVVAATAPVLSFGLVGLVSIAGKRGGAPGMALSRAVFGQRGNLFPGALLWVARWGWETANAVTGSLALLAVLDLLFDVRRTHTLVLVTLTAFVAASFLVSGLGITALRVSSRTSAWLFGGASLLVLVHLIGATPWRTVLDRPPGPAGMVIAGIGTLAAGGISWVPSAPDFTRYLPRSASARAMVGVTVGGALVTVLPMVMIGAVMAVGSPDLAVTKDPVAFIGDLLPKWISVPYLLTAVVGMVLINALSMYSAGFTAQTLGFDLPRPWAVGVNAAISLLLGGTLMMVATSLIHTFFSFLTLLGVTFSAWIGVFGVDLLRGRTYDPAALMDTTPRSGYWYTAGFSPQAMGAWGAGLVVGLLFTDVEWFTGPLAATWIGRDGLGWAATILVAAGVSALLPRPADGTGGAPVRF; from the coding sequence GTGGAGAACCGTGGCCTGGATCCCGTCCCCGACGACGAGCGCACCGGCCGGGTCCGTGCCCTCTTCCCCACCTGGGTGACGGCCAACATGACGGTGCTGCTGCTCACCGTGGGAGCCGGTCTCACCGTCTTCGACGGGCTCAACCTCTGGCAGGTCCTCGTCGTGGCGGCCACGGCCCCGGTCCTCTCCTTCGGGCTGGTCGGCCTCGTGTCGATCGCGGGCAAGCGGGGCGGGGCTCCCGGCATGGCGCTGTCCCGAGCCGTTTTCGGACAGCGCGGGAACCTCTTCCCCGGAGCGCTGCTCTGGGTGGCCCGCTGGGGCTGGGAGACCGCCAACGCGGTCACCGGCTCCTTGGCCCTGCTGGCCGTGCTCGACCTGCTGTTCGACGTCCGGCGCACCCACACCCTGGTCCTGGTGACCCTGACGGCCTTCGTCGCAGCGAGCTTCCTGGTGTCCGGGCTCGGCATCACGGCGCTGCGGGTGTCCTCCCGGACCTCCGCCTGGCTCTTCGGGGGCGCGAGCCTGCTCGTCCTGGTCCATCTGATCGGTGCGACGCCGTGGCGGACCGTCCTCGACCGCCCTCCGGGACCGGCGGGGATGGTGATCGCGGGGATCGGCACGCTGGCTGCCGGGGGCATCAGCTGGGTGCCCTCCGCTCCGGACTTCACCCGCTACCTGCCACGCTCCGCGTCCGCCCGGGCGATGGTGGGCGTGACCGTGGGAGGGGCGCTGGTCACCGTTCTGCCGATGGTGATGATCGGGGCGGTGATGGCGGTGGGCTCGCCGGATCTGGCCGTCACGAAGGACCCCGTGGCGTTCATCGGCGACCTGCTGCCGAAGTGGATCTCGGTTCCCTACCTGCTGACCGCAGTCGTCGGCATGGTGCTGATCAACGCGCTGTCGATGTACTCCGCCGGCTTCACCGCGCAGACGCTCGGATTCGATCTCCCGCGCCCCTGGGCCGTGGGCGTGAACGCGGCGATCAGCCTGCTGCTCGGCGGAACGCTGATGATGGTGGCGACGAGCCTCATCCACACCTTCTTCTCGTTCCTGACCCTGCTCGGCGTGACGTTCTCCGCCTGGATCGGGGTCTTCGGCGTGGATCTGCTGCGCGGCCGCACGTACGACCCGGCGGCACTCATGGACACCACCCCCCGCAGCGGCTACTGGTACACCGCGGGATTCAGTCCGCAGGCCATGGGCGCCTGGGGCGCGGGGCTGGTGGTGGGGCTGCTGTTCACCGACGTGGAGTGGTTCACCGGCCCGCTCGCCGCCACCTGGATCGGGCGCGACGGCCTGGGATGGGCGGCGACGATCCTCGTCGCGGCGGGTGTGTCCGCCCTGCTGCCCCGTCCGGCGGACGGGACGGGCGGTGCACCGGTCCGGTTCTGA
- the ftsY gene encoding signal recognition particle-docking protein FtsY, translating to MEIAEIVILAVVIALVAVGLISGLVVSSRKKKQLPPSAPSSTPTLTPPAEPHVGEEAETPRDEARRTVEEVGLPGDGTPVGEAPVVIEPETPELEVPEPTAGRLVRLRARLARSQNSLGKGLLTLLSRDNLDEDTWEEIEDTLLTADVGVAPTQELVERLRERVRVLGTRTPDELRTLLREELVTLLGPDFDRAVKTEGGDGTPGVVMVVGVNGTGKTTTTGKLARVLVADGRSVVLGAADTFRAAAADQLQTWGERVGARTVRGPEGGDPASIAFDAVKEGIAEGADVVLIDTAGRLHTKTGLMDELGKVKRVVEKHGPLDEILLVLDATTGQNGLVQARVFAEVVDITGIVLTKLDGTAKGGIVIAVQRELGVPVKLIGLGEGPDDLAPFEPGAFVDALIGD from the coding sequence ATGGAAATCGCCGAAATCGTCATCCTTGCTGTAGTCATCGCCCTGGTCGCGGTCGGCCTGATCAGCGGGCTCGTGGTCAGCAGCCGCAAGAAGAAGCAGCTGCCGCCCTCGGCGCCGTCGAGCACGCCGACCCTCACTCCTCCCGCCGAGCCCCATGTCGGCGAGGAGGCCGAGACGCCGCGCGACGAAGCGCGGCGCACCGTCGAGGAGGTCGGTCTCCCCGGCGACGGGACTCCCGTCGGGGAGGCCCCGGTCGTCATCGAGCCGGAGACCCCCGAGCTCGAAGTCCCCGAGCCCACCGCGGGCCGCCTCGTGCGGCTCCGCGCCCGGCTCGCCCGTTCGCAGAACTCCCTGGGCAAGGGGCTGCTCACGCTCCTGTCCCGCGACAACCTCGACGAGGACACCTGGGAGGAGATCGAGGACACCCTCCTCACCGCCGATGTCGGCGTCGCCCCCACCCAGGAGCTGGTGGAGCGGCTCCGCGAGCGCGTCCGTGTCCTCGGCACCCGTACGCCCGACGAGCTGCGCACCCTGTTGCGCGAAGAGCTCGTCACCCTGCTCGGCCCCGACTTCGACCGTGCGGTGAAGACTGAGGGCGGCGACGGGACGCCCGGCGTCGTCATGGTCGTCGGGGTCAACGGCACCGGCAAGACCACCACGACGGGGAAGCTCGCGCGGGTGCTCGTCGCCGACGGCCGCAGCGTCGTGCTCGGCGCGGCGGACACCTTCCGCGCCGCCGCAGCCGATCAGCTCCAGACCTGGGGCGAGCGCGTCGGCGCCCGTACCGTGCGCGGCCCCGAGGGCGGCGACCCCGCGTCGATCGCCTTCGACGCGGTGAAGGAGGGCATCGCCGAGGGCGCGGACGTGGTGCTCATCGACACCGCGGGCCGGCTGCACACCAAGACCGGTCTGATGGACGAGCTCGGCAAGGTCAAGCGGGTCGTCGAGAAGCACGGTCCGCTCGACGAGATCCTGCTCGTCCTCGACGCCACGACCGGGCAGAACGGCCTCGTCCAGGCGCGGGTCTTCGCCGAGGTGGTCGACATCACCGGCATCGTCCTCACCAAGCTGGACGGCACCGCCAAGGGCGGCATCGTCATCGCCGTCCAGCGCGAGCTGGGCGTGCCCGTGAAGCTCATCGGCCTCGGTGAGGGACCGGACGACCTGGCCCCGTTCGAGCCCGGCGCCTTCGTCGACGCCCTGATCGGCGACTGA
- a CDS encoding bifunctional DNA primase/polymerase has translation MGFTIGGIREMRSGTRRRGRGTGATAVAEYTGLWGWAVAPGARASAGACSCGDTACASPGAHPLDFAGEVPPGATLGAAADAWAEVPGASVLLPVGRTFDVLDVPEAAGRHALVRMERMGLPLGPVAVTPAGRAQFFVAPGAAAGLPGLLYRMGWDDADLDLRALGPGAYVTAPPSDLGGLGPVRWLRAPEPDTAAAPPQARLLLGTLAYICHRA, from the coding sequence ATGGGCTTCACGATCGGCGGCATCCGGGAGATGCGGTCCGGCACGCGGCGTCGCGGCCGCGGGACCGGCGCGACCGCGGTGGCCGAGTACACAGGACTCTGGGGCTGGGCGGTGGCTCCCGGCGCGCGTGCCTCGGCGGGCGCCTGCTCGTGCGGCGACACCGCGTGCGCGTCCCCCGGCGCGCACCCGCTGGACTTCGCCGGTGAGGTGCCGCCGGGCGCCACCCTGGGCGCCGCCGCGGATGCCTGGGCCGAGGTGCCGGGCGCCTCGGTACTGCTCCCCGTGGGCCGGACCTTCGACGTGCTCGACGTCCCCGAGGCAGCCGGCCGGCACGCCCTGGTGCGGATGGAGCGGATGGGGCTGCCGCTGGGGCCGGTGGCGGTGACCCCGGCCGGCCGCGCCCAGTTCTTCGTCGCCCCCGGGGCCGCCGCCGGACTGCCCGGGCTGCTCTACCGGATGGGCTGGGACGACGCGGATCTGGATCTGCGGGCGCTGGGCCCCGGTGCGTACGTCACCGCTCCCCCCTCGGACCTCGGGGGCCTCGGCCCGGTCCGCTGGCTGCGCGCCCCGGAGCCGGACACGGCCGCGGCTCCTCCGCAGGCACGGTTGTTACTGGGCACGCTCGCCTACATATGCCATCGCGCGTGA
- the nsdA gene encoding transcriptional repressor NsdA: MSGSGAGETNAGKRPNGQLGSWFVRSGWSKGELARQVNRRARQLGAHHISTDTSRVRRWLDGEQPREPIPRILSELFSERFGAVVPVEDLGLRAAHQAPSVAGVDLPWAGPQTVALLSEFSRSDLMLARRGFLGSSLALAAGPTLIEPMQRWLVPVARTGQAEPELPSAESRPSRLSGPELDLLESTTAMFRQWDAQCGGGLRRKAVVGQLHEVTDLLQEPQPHATARRLFRCAAELAELAGWMSYDVGLQPTAQKYFVLALHASKEAGDKPLGSYILSSMSRQMIHLGRPDDALELIHLAQYGSRDCATARTQAMLYAMEARAYANMGQPSKCKRAVRMAEDTFADAVLDDEPEPDWIRFFSDAELHGENAHSYRDLAYVAGRSPTYASLAEPVMARAVELFGEDDEHQRSYALNLIGMATVHLLKREPEESTVLATHALKIAKKVRSERVNTRLRKTVDTAARDFGDIPEVAQLTDLLSEQLPETAEAV, translated from the coding sequence GTGAGTGGCAGCGGCGCAGGCGAGACGAATGCCGGGAAGCGCCCCAACGGGCAATTGGGATCGTGGTTCGTGCGGAGCGGCTGGTCGAAGGGTGAGCTCGCCCGCCAGGTGAACCGGCGGGCCCGGCAGCTGGGCGCCCACCACATCAGCACCGACACCTCCCGGGTGCGCCGCTGGCTCGACGGCGAGCAGCCCCGCGAACCGATCCCGCGGATCCTCTCCGAGCTCTTCTCCGAGCGCTTCGGCGCGGTCGTCCCGGTCGAGGACCTCGGACTGCGCGCCGCCCACCAGGCGCCCTCGGTCGCGGGGGTCGACCTTCCCTGGGCGGGTCCGCAGACCGTCGCCCTGCTCAGCGAGTTCTCCCGCAGCGACCTCATGCTCGCCCGGCGCGGCTTCCTCGGCAGTTCCCTCGCCCTGGCCGCCGGCCCCACCCTCATCGAGCCCATGCAGCGCTGGCTCGTGCCCGTCGCCCGTACGGGGCAGGCGGAACCCGAGCTGCCGAGCGCGGAGAGCCGCCCGTCGCGGCTCTCCGGTCCCGAGCTGGACCTGCTGGAATCCACCACGGCGATGTTCCGTCAGTGGGACGCCCAGTGCGGCGGCGGACTGCGCCGCAAGGCCGTCGTCGGCCAGCTCCACGAGGTCACCGACCTGCTGCAGGAGCCGCAGCCCCACGCGACCGCCAGGAGGCTGTTCCGCTGCGCGGCCGAACTGGCCGAGCTCGCGGGCTGGATGAGCTACGACGTGGGTCTCCAGCCCACCGCCCAGAAGTACTTCGTACTCGCCCTGCACGCCTCCAAGGAGGCCGGCGACAAGCCGCTCGGCTCGTACATCCTCTCCAGCATGAGCCGCCAGATGATCCACCTCGGCCGGCCCGACGACGCACTCGAACTCATCCACCTCGCCCAGTACGGAAGCCGGGACTGCGCCACCGCGCGGACCCAGGCCATGCTGTATGCGATGGAGGCGCGCGCGTACGCCAACATGGGCCAGCCGAGCAAGTGCAAGCGAGCGGTCCGGATGGCCGAGGACACCTTCGCCGACGCCGTCCTCGACGACGAGCCCGAGCCCGACTGGATCCGCTTCTTCTCCGACGCCGAGCTGCACGGCGAGAACGCCCATTCCTACCGTGACCTCGCCTATGTCGCCGGCCGCAGCCCCACGTACGCCTCACTCGCCGAGCCCGTCATGGCCCGCGCCGTCGAGCTCTTCGGCGAGGACGACGAGCACCAGAGGTCCTACGCGCTCAATCTGATCGGCATGGCCACGGTGCACCTCCTCAAGCGCGAGCCCGAGGAGTCGACCGTCCTGGCCACCCACGCCCTGAAGATCGCCAAGAAGGTCAGGTCGGAGCGCGTCAACACCAGGCTCCGCAAGACCGTCGACACCGCTGCCAGGGATTTCGGTGACATCCCCGAGGTCGCGCAACTCACCGACCTGCTCTCCGAGCAGCTCCCGGAGACCGCGGAAGCGGTCTGA
- a CDS encoding ammonium transporter, which translates to MPPGITTLAADAPQLSAANTGFMLICSALVMLMTPGLAFFYGGMVRVKSTLNMLMMSFISLGIVTILWVLYGFSLAFGTDVGSVIGWSSDYVGLSGIGVTELWDGYTIPVYVFAVFQLMFAILTPALISGALADRVKFTSWALFITLWVTVVYFPVAHWVWGAGGWLFELGVIDFAGGTAVHINAGAAALGVILVIGKRVGFKKDPMRPHSLPLVMLGAALLWFGWFGFNAGSWLGNDDGVGAVMFVNTQVAAGAAVLGWLAYEKIRHGSFTTLGAASGAVAGLVAITPAGGAVSPLGAIAIGVIAGVLCAMAVGLKYKLGYDDSLDVVGVHLVGGILGSLLIGFFATGGVQSDAKGLFYGGGLDQLGKQAVGVFAVLAYSLVVSAVLAFLVDKAIGMRVSEDDEVSGIDQVEHAETAYDFSGAGGGAATRTAPPAPGTTAAPTNKKVDA; encoded by the coding sequence ATGCCCCCAGGCATCACGACGCTTGCCGCAGACGCCCCGCAGCTGTCTGCCGCCAACACAGGGTTCATGCTCATCTGCTCCGCGCTGGTGATGCTCATGACCCCGGGTCTGGCCTTCTTCTACGGAGGCATGGTCCGCGTCAAGAGCACCCTGAACATGCTGATGATGAGCTTCATCAGCCTCGGGATCGTCACGATCCTGTGGGTGCTCTACGGATTCAGTCTCGCCTTCGGCACCGACGTCGGCTCCGTCATCGGCTGGAGCTCGGACTACGTCGGCCTCAGCGGGATCGGCGTCACGGAGCTCTGGGACGGCTACACCATCCCGGTGTACGTCTTCGCCGTCTTCCAGCTGATGTTCGCCATCCTCACCCCGGCCCTGATCAGCGGCGCCCTCGCCGACCGGGTCAAGTTCACCTCCTGGGCCCTCTTCATCACCCTCTGGGTCACCGTCGTCTACTTCCCCGTCGCGCACTGGGTCTGGGGCGCCGGCGGCTGGCTCTTCGAGCTGGGTGTCATCGACTTCGCCGGCGGTACGGCCGTCCACATCAACGCCGGTGCCGCGGCCCTCGGCGTCATCCTCGTCATCGGCAAGCGGGTCGGCTTCAAGAAGGACCCGATGCGGCCGCACAGCCTGCCGCTCGTCATGCTCGGCGCCGCCCTCCTGTGGTTCGGCTGGTTCGGCTTCAACGCCGGCTCGTGGCTCGGCAACGACGACGGTGTCGGTGCCGTCATGTTCGTCAACACGCAGGTCGCGGCCGGTGCGGCGGTCCTCGGCTGGCTCGCCTACGAGAAGATCCGCCACGGCTCCTTCACCACGCTGGGTGCCGCGTCCGGCGCCGTCGCGGGCCTCGTCGCCATCACCCCCGCCGGGGGTGCGGTCAGCCCGCTGGGCGCCATCGCCATCGGCGTCATCGCCGGCGTGCTGTGCGCCATGGCCGTCGGCCTCAAGTACAAGCTCGGTTACGACGACTCCCTGGACGTCGTCGGCGTCCACCTCGTCGGCGGCATCCTCGGCTCCCTCCTCATCGGCTTCTTCGCCACCGGCGGTGTGCAGTCCGACGCCAAGGGCCTGTTCTACGGCGGCGGGCTCGACCAGCTCGGCAAGCAGGCCGTCGGTGTCTTCGCGGTCCTGGCGTACTCCCTGGTCGTCTCCGCTGTCCTGGCCTTCCTCGTCGACAAGGCGATCGGGATGCGGGTCAGCGAGGACGACGAGGTCTCCGGCATCGACCAGGTCGAGCACGCCGAGACGGCGTACGACTTCAGCGGAGCCGGCGGCGGCGCGGCCACCCGCACCGCCCCGCCGGCCCCCGGCACCACGGCAGCCCCGACGAACAAGAAGGTGGACGCATGA
- a CDS encoding P-II family nitrogen regulator: MKLITAVVKPHRLDEIKEALQAFGVQGLTVTEASGYGRQRGHTEVYRGAEYTVDLVPKIRIEVLVEDEDAEQLIDVVVKAARTGKIGDGKVWSVPVDTAIRVRTGERGPDAL, encoded by the coding sequence ATGAAGCTCATCACCGCAGTCGTGAAGCCGCACAGGCTGGACGAGATCAAGGAGGCCCTCCAGGCCTTCGGCGTCCAGGGCCTCACGGTCACGGAAGCCAGCGGGTACGGGCGTCAGCGCGGGCACACCGAGGTCTACCGTGGAGCCGAGTACACCGTCGACCTCGTGCCGAAGATCCGCATCGAGGTGCTCGTCGAGGACGAGGACGCCGAACAGCTCATCGATGTGGTCGTCAAGGCCGCCCGGACGGGCAAGATCGGTGACGGCAAGGTCTGGAGCGTCCCGGTCGACACCGCGATCCGCGTACGGACGGGTGAACGCGGCCCGGACGCACTCTGA
- a CDS encoding [protein-PII] uridylyltransferase yields MTSTEVTTESEDSGPSGYAAARLRLLQEEAQSGPPRRAALARLTDDWLTGLFTTAAERAGVRGAALVAVGGYGRGELSPRSDLDLLLLHDGTADAGAVAALADGIWYPVWDLGLALDHSVRTPGEARRTAGEDLKVQLGLLDARPVAGDLGLVSGLRTAILADWRNQAPKRLPALDELCRERAERMGELQFLLEPDLKEARGGLRDATALRAVAASWVADAPREGLAEARRTLLDARDALHLTTGRATDRLALQEQDQVAGALGLLDADALLRHVYEAARTVSYATDVTWREVNRVLRARSARPRLRTILGGGAKAAPERTPLAEGVVEADGEVVLARTARPERDPVLTLRAAAAAAEAGLPLSRHLVRHLSTAAQPLPVPWPPQAREELVTLLGAGESTVGVWEALEAEGIITRLLPDWERVHCRPQRNPVHTWTVDRHLVETAVRASHLTRRVGRPDLLLIAALLHDIGKGWPGDHSVAGEVIARDMAARIGFDKQDVGVVATLVRHHLLLVETATRRDLDDPATVRSVATAVGSASTLELLHALTEADALATGPAAWSSWRASLVTDLVKRVAALLAGEEPPAPEPLAPSAEQERLAVEALRTGEPVLSLHTRPEPAREDGEPEPVGVELLIALPDRPGVLPAAAGVLALHRLTVRAADLRAVELPTELGETAGLLVLSWRVAAEYGSLPQATRLRADLVRALDGSLDIRARLAEREAAYPRRRGVKAPPPTVTVAAAGSRLATVIEVRAQDAPGLLHRIGRALEHRAVRVRSAHVSTLGANAVDAFYVTDADGAPLSPERAAEVAGEVEKELG; encoded by the coding sequence GTGACGAGCACCGAAGTGACCACCGAATCCGAGGACTCGGGACCCAGCGGCTATGCGGCGGCCCGGCTGCGCCTCCTCCAGGAGGAGGCGCAGTCCGGGCCGCCGCGCCGTGCTGCCCTGGCCCGGCTCACCGACGACTGGCTCACCGGCCTGTTCACCACCGCCGCCGAGCGGGCGGGTGTCCGGGGCGCCGCCCTCGTCGCCGTCGGCGGATACGGCCGCGGCGAGCTCTCCCCGCGCAGCGACCTCGACCTGCTGCTCCTCCACGACGGCACCGCGGACGCCGGAGCCGTCGCCGCTCTCGCCGACGGGATCTGGTACCCCGTCTGGGACCTCGGCCTCGCCCTCGACCACTCCGTGCGCACCCCCGGCGAAGCGCGCAGGACCGCGGGGGAGGACCTCAAGGTCCAGCTCGGACTGCTCGACGCGCGCCCCGTCGCCGGGGACCTCGGCCTCGTCTCCGGCCTGCGGACCGCGATCCTCGCCGACTGGCGCAACCAGGCGCCGAAGCGCCTCCCCGCACTGGACGAGCTCTGCCGCGAGCGGGCCGAACGCATGGGCGAGCTCCAGTTCCTCCTGGAACCCGACCTGAAGGAGGCACGCGGCGGCCTCCGCGACGCCACCGCGCTGCGTGCCGTCGCCGCCTCCTGGGTCGCGGACGCGCCCCGCGAAGGGCTCGCCGAGGCACGCCGCACCCTCCTCGACGCCCGGGACGCCCTCCACCTCACCACCGGCCGGGCCACCGACCGCCTCGCCCTGCAGGAGCAGGACCAGGTCGCCGGGGCCCTCGGCCTCCTCGACGCCGACGCCCTGCTGCGCCACGTGTACGAGGCCGCCCGGACCGTCTCCTACGCCACCGATGTGACCTGGCGCGAGGTCAATCGCGTCCTGCGCGCCCGCTCCGCACGGCCCCGGCTGCGGACGATCCTCGGCGGCGGTGCCAAGGCCGCACCCGAACGCACCCCGCTCGCCGAGGGCGTCGTCGAGGCGGACGGCGAAGTCGTCCTCGCGCGCACCGCGCGCCCCGAACGCGACCCCGTGCTCACCCTCCGGGCCGCCGCCGCCGCGGCGGAGGCCGGGCTGCCGCTCTCCCGCCATCTCGTACGCCACCTGTCCACGGCGGCCCAGCCGCTGCCCGTGCCGTGGCCTCCCCAGGCACGCGAGGAGCTCGTCACCCTGCTCGGCGCGGGCGAGTCCACCGTCGGCGTCTGGGAAGCCCTCGAGGCGGAGGGCATCATCACCCGCCTGCTGCCCGACTGGGAACGGGTCCACTGCCGGCCGCAGCGCAACCCCGTCCACACCTGGACCGTCGACCGGCACCTCGTCGAGACAGCCGTCCGCGCCTCCCACCTCACGCGCCGCGTCGGCCGCCCCGACCTCCTCCTGATCGCCGCCCTGCTCCACGACATCGGCAAGGGCTGGCCGGGGGACCACTCCGTCGCGGGCGAGGTCATCGCCCGCGACATGGCCGCCCGCATCGGCTTCGACAAGCAGGACGTCGGCGTCGTCGCCACGCTCGTACGCCACCACCTCCTGCTCGTCGAGACCGCCACCCGGCGCGACCTCGACGACCCCGCGACCGTCCGTTCCGTCGCCACCGCCGTGGGCAGCGCCTCCACCCTGGAACTCCTGCACGCGCTCACCGAGGCCGACGCACTGGCGACCGGCCCCGCCGCCTGGAGCTCCTGGCGGGCCTCCCTCGTCACCGACCTCGTCAAACGCGTTGCCGCGCTCCTGGCCGGCGAGGAACCCCCCGCACCGGAGCCCCTCGCGCCCAGCGCCGAGCAGGAGCGCCTCGCCGTCGAGGCCCTGCGCACCGGCGAGCCCGTCCTGTCCCTGCACACCCGGCCCGAGCCCGCCCGCGAGGACGGCGAACCGGAGCCCGTCGGTGTCGAGCTCCTCATCGCCCTGCCCGACCGGCCGGGCGTGCTGCCCGCGGCGGCCGGAGTGCTCGCGCTGCACCGCCTCACCGTGCGCGCCGCCGACCTGCGCGCCGTCGAGCTCCCCACCGAACTGGGCGAGACGGCCGGGCTGCTGGTGCTCAGCTGGCGGGTCGCGGCCGAGTACGGCTCGCTTCCCCAGGCCACCCGGCTGCGGGCCGACCTCGTACGCGCCCTGGACGGCTCCCTGGACATCCGGGCCAGGCTCGCCGAACGCGAGGCCGCCTATCCGCGGCGGCGCGGGGTGAAGGCCCCGCCCCCCACGGTGACCGTGGCCGCCGCCGGCTCACGTCTGGCCACGGTGATCGAGGTCCGTGCCCAGGACGCCCCGGGGCTGCTGCACCGGATCGGACGGGCGCTGGAACACCGCGCGGTGCGCGTCCGCAGCGCCCATGTCTCCACGCTCGGGGCGAACGCCGTCGACGCGTTCTACGTCACGGACGCCGACGGCGCACCGCTGTCCCCGGAACGCGCCGCGGAGGTGGCCGGAGAGGTCGAGAAGGAGCTGGGCTGA
- the ffh gene encoding signal recognition particle protein gives MFDTLSDRLSATFKNLRGKGRLSEADIDATAREIRIALLEADVALPVVRAFIANIKERARGSEVSQALNPAQQVVKIVNEELVGILGGETRRLRFAKNPPTVIMLAGLQGAGKTTLAGKLGLWLKSQGHSPLLVACDLQRPNAVNQLSVVADRAGVAVYAPEPGNGVGDPVKVAKDSIEFAKSKVHDIVIVDTAGRLGIDEELMRQAADIRDAVSPDEILFVVDAMIGQDAVNTAEAFRDGVGFDGVVLSKLDGDARGGAALSIAHVTGKQIMFASNGEKLEDFDAFHPDRMASRILDMGDLLTLIEQAEKTFSQEEAAKMASKLASSKGKDFTLDDFLAQMEQVRKMGSISKLLGMLPGMGQIKDQIANIDERDVDRTAAIIKSMTPKERADATIINGSRRARIAKGSGVEVSAVKNLVERFFEARKMMSKMAQGGGMPGMPGMPGMGGGPGRQKKQVKQAKGKRKSGNPMKRKAEEQAEAARREQAAQGGAFNLPAQEDKNFELPDEFKKFMG, from the coding sequence GTGTTCGATACTCTCTCCGACCGCCTTAGCGCGACTTTCAAAAACCTCAGGGGCAAGGGCCGCTTGTCCGAGGCGGACATCGACGCCACGGCTCGCGAGATCCGTATCGCCCTGCTCGAGGCCGATGTCGCCCTCCCCGTCGTCCGCGCGTTCATCGCCAACATCAAGGAGCGCGCGCGGGGGAGCGAGGTCTCCCAGGCGCTGAACCCCGCCCAGCAGGTCGTCAAGATCGTCAACGAGGAGCTCGTCGGCATCCTCGGCGGCGAGACCCGGCGGCTCAGGTTCGCCAAGAACCCGCCCACCGTGATCATGCTGGCGGGTCTGCAGGGTGCCGGTAAGACCACCCTCGCCGGAAAGCTCGGCCTCTGGCTCAAGAGCCAGGGCCACTCCCCGCTGCTCGTCGCCTGTGACCTCCAGCGCCCCAACGCCGTCAACCAGCTGAGCGTCGTCGCCGACCGCGCGGGTGTCGCGGTCTACGCGCCGGAGCCCGGCAACGGCGTGGGCGACCCGGTCAAGGTCGCCAAGGACTCCATCGAGTTCGCCAAGTCCAAGGTCCACGACATCGTCATCGTCGACACCGCCGGACGCCTCGGCATCGACGAGGAGCTGATGCGGCAGGCCGCGGACATCCGCGACGCCGTCAGCCCCGACGAGATCCTCTTCGTCGTCGACGCGATGATCGGCCAGGACGCGGTCAACACCGCCGAGGCCTTCCGCGACGGCGTCGGCTTCGACGGCGTGGTGCTCTCCAAGCTCGACGGTGACGCCCGTGGTGGCGCCGCCCTGTCGATCGCCCACGTCACGGGCAAGCAGATCATGTTCGCGTCGAACGGTGAGAAGCTCGAGGACTTCGACGCCTTCCACCCCGACCGCATGGCGTCCCGCATCCTCGACATGGGTGACCTGCTCACCCTGATCGAGCAGGCGGAGAAGACCTTCAGCCAGGAAGAGGCCGCCAAAATGGCCTCCAAGCTGGCGTCGAGCAAGGGCAAGGACTTCACGCTCGACGACTTCCTGGCACAGATGGAGCAGGTCAGGAAGATGGGCTCCATCTCCAAGCTGCTCGGGATGCTGCCCGGCATGGGGCAGATCAAGGACCAGATCGCCAACATCGACGAGCGCGACGTCGACCGCACGGCCGCGATCATCAAGTCGATGACCCCCAAGGAACGCGCCGACGCGACGATCATCAACGGCTCGCGCCGGGCCCGTATCGCCAAGGGTTCCGGTGTCGAGGTCTCCGCCGTGAAGAACCTCGTGGAGCGGTTCTTCGAGGCCCGCAAGATGATGTCGAAGATGGCCCAGGGGGGCGGCATGCCGGGGATGCCGGGCATGCCGGGCATGGGTGGCGGCCCCGGCCGTCAGAAGAAGCAGGTCAAGCAGGCCAAGGGCAAGCGCAAGAGCGGCAACCCGATGAAGCGCAAGGCGGAGGAGCAGGCCGAGGCCGCCCGTCGTGAGCAGGCGGCGCAGGGCGGCGCCTTCAACCTGCCCGCCCAGGAGGACAAGAACTTCGAACTGCCGGACGAGTTCAAGAAGTTCATGGGCTGA